From a region of the Kitasatospora viridis genome:
- a CDS encoding ATP-binding protein — protein sequence MGTENTTTTLGRSRALIRCGSGQLTMELTLAASKVRHARAVVVGCLRLWSLAELADDVAVIVTELLSNVLCHALTPDGSPDPQASLLVQWAPGGVVVIIHDNDPTIPGFSQRGPVDELSIHGRGLDLVRALASDFRFASSPAGGKDAIVRIDRVPSSVSRVTARLVN from the coding sequence ATGGGCACAGAGAACACGACGACGACCTTGGGGCGCTCCCGCGCCTTGATCCGCTGCGGCTCGGGCCAGCTGACGATGGAGCTGACCTTGGCGGCGAGCAAGGTGCGCCACGCGCGAGCCGTCGTCGTTGGCTGCTTGAGGCTCTGGAGCCTGGCGGAGCTCGCTGACGACGTGGCAGTCATCGTGACCGAGCTGCTGTCCAACGTGCTGTGCCACGCGCTCACGCCGGACGGGAGCCCCGACCCGCAGGCCAGCCTGCTGGTGCAGTGGGCACCCGGGGGCGTTGTGGTCATCATCCACGACAACGACCCCACCATCCCGGGGTTCTCCCAGCGCGGTCCCGTCGACGAACTGAGCATCCACGGCCGCGGGTTGGATCTGGTTCGCGCGCTCGCTTCCGACTTCCGCTTCGCATCGAGCCCGGCCGGGGGCAAGGACGCCATCGTTCGGATCGACCGGGTGCCGAGCTCGGTCAGCCGTGTGACGGCCCGACTCGTCAACTAG
- a CDS encoding helix-turn-helix domain-containing protein has protein sequence MPQPERVLDPSASPAAWFGAELRHRRKAAGYRTAGPFAAAVQVSVDVLLKIEKGEYRCPEDLPPRLDAVLGTGGLFQRAWAMAFEADNWLADADKSRRGLPSRTAQLLEGRMLGGTAPLPAGSDPMQRRALLAISGLAALAPLNLVGLLTPATALPLPRRISPGEISQLTEMADSLQRWDNSYGSGGMVGQAASNAMRWAVGLLSVDCPDSLRQNFLAAIARLGLVAGACQFDILEHEPAETAFRIAVECAEEGLHWHLRAKGYSMLARQAVWIGQADNGLTYAEKGLVRSDRLSATEQAMLHAARARAWGKLRNVRETLAAVGAADDSFARREPENDPTWMSYYDEAQHNGDTAHALFDLAVGVEGHDSAQAIRRFTTAVRGHDDQYSRSRALSSTKLASLVIATGDPAEGIALGHRAVALSKNLTSQRAAADLKELGTYADRASTVPGALELRHLVRTIVQA, from the coding sequence ATGCCGCAACCAGAGAGGGTGCTCGACCCCAGCGCCTCGCCAGCCGCGTGGTTCGGCGCCGAGCTGCGCCATCGACGTAAGGCGGCCGGATACAGAACTGCTGGCCCGTTTGCTGCAGCCGTGCAGGTCAGCGTCGATGTGCTGCTGAAGATCGAGAAGGGCGAATACCGTTGTCCGGAGGACCTGCCGCCGCGGCTCGACGCGGTCCTCGGGACCGGTGGGCTGTTCCAGCGGGCTTGGGCGATGGCCTTCGAAGCGGACAATTGGCTGGCTGATGCGGATAAATCACGTCGTGGACTCCCCAGTCGAACCGCACAGCTACTCGAAGGACGCATGCTGGGGGGAACTGCACCACTCCCAGCCGGAAGTGACCCCATGCAACGTCGTGCTCTCCTCGCCATCAGCGGGCTTGCTGCCCTCGCCCCCCTGAACCTCGTCGGACTCCTCACGCCCGCGACAGCTCTGCCGCTGCCGCGACGGATCAGCCCTGGCGAGATCAGCCAGCTGACGGAGATGGCCGACAGCCTTCAACGGTGGGACAACTCCTACGGCAGCGGAGGAATGGTTGGCCAAGCGGCTTCCAACGCCATGCGGTGGGCCGTCGGCCTGCTCTCTGTCGACTGTCCGGACTCGCTGCGGCAGAACTTCCTGGCGGCCATCGCCCGTCTCGGACTGGTCGCCGGCGCCTGCCAGTTCGACATCCTGGAGCATGAGCCTGCCGAGACCGCCTTCCGAATCGCGGTGGAGTGCGCCGAGGAGGGGCTCCACTGGCACCTGCGTGCCAAGGGCTACTCCATGCTTGCCCGCCAGGCGGTCTGGATCGGTCAAGCGGACAACGGCCTGACGTACGCGGAGAAGGGCTTGGTGCGCTCGGACCGCCTGTCCGCCACGGAGCAGGCGATGCTCCACGCCGCCAGGGCGCGCGCATGGGGGAAGCTCCGCAATGTCCGGGAGACGCTGGCCGCGGTCGGTGCTGCTGACGATTCCTTCGCACGCCGGGAGCCGGAGAACGATCCCACCTGGATGAGCTACTACGACGAGGCTCAGCACAACGGCGATACCGCCCACGCCCTGTTCGACCTCGCGGTCGGAGTCGAAGGGCATGATTCCGCGCAAGCCATCAGGCGGTTCACCACGGCTGTACGTGGCCACGATGACCAGTACTCGCGCTCGCGGGCGCTCTCCTCAACGAAGTTGGCGTCCCTCGTCATTGCTACCGGCGACCCGGCCGAAGGCATCGCCCTCGGGCACCGCGCTGTGGCTCTCTCGAAGAACCTGACCTCGCAGCGAGCAGCGGCAGACCTGAAGGAGCTCGGAACCTACGCGGACCGGGCCTCGACAGTTCCCGGGGCGCTTGAGCTGCGCCATCTGGTCAGAACTATCGTCCAGGCGTGA
- a CDS encoding phosphotransferase family protein, protein MSSSEVLREACSAAGFDARGAEPRRLAENETWSLASGIIVRISMAGQGTVAAREVQVARWLAEQGVRAVAPLAMDQPVVVASRPVTFWVEVPNHQHGTVSEVAAVLRTLHSLPRPDHLDVGRLDPFVRLRDRITAAVTLSSSDRRWLVDVHDDLVQQWNGGFGSGRPECFIHGDAWPGNIVSTSEGPLVMDLERASVGPPEWDLVSTAVRCRTTGAISPDDYESFCETYGYDVTLWDGYSVLAAIRELRITSYAAQHASTYPSWRREAQVRVDCLRGRRGPRPWNWKGIL, encoded by the coding sequence GTGTCATCGTCCGAGGTTTTGCGGGAGGCGTGCTCAGCCGCCGGCTTCGATGCACGCGGTGCCGAGCCGCGTCGGCTCGCCGAGAACGAGACGTGGTCGCTGGCCTCGGGGATCATCGTCCGCATCTCGATGGCTGGGCAGGGAACCGTAGCGGCCCGAGAGGTACAGGTCGCGCGCTGGCTCGCGGAGCAGGGAGTCCGCGCCGTGGCGCCGCTCGCGATGGACCAGCCGGTTGTGGTTGCCAGTCGGCCGGTCACCTTCTGGGTCGAGGTCCCCAACCATCAGCACGGCACGGTCTCCGAGGTTGCGGCGGTCCTGCGGACCCTTCACTCCCTCCCACGCCCTGACCACTTGGATGTCGGCAGGCTGGATCCCTTCGTCCGGCTCAGGGACCGGATCACCGCTGCTGTCACGCTCTCCTCCAGCGACCGCCGATGGCTGGTCGACGTCCATGACGACCTGGTCCAGCAGTGGAACGGCGGGTTCGGCAGCGGGCGACCGGAGTGTTTCATCCACGGCGACGCGTGGCCCGGAAACATCGTCAGCACCTCCGAAGGGCCGCTGGTCATGGACCTGGAACGCGCTTCCGTGGGCCCGCCGGAATGGGACCTCGTGTCCACCGCCGTCCGCTGCCGGACGACTGGCGCCATATCACCAGATGACTACGAGTCCTTCTGCGAGACCTACGGGTATGACGTCACCCTCTGGGACGGCTACTCGGTACTCGCCGCCATACGCGAACTCCGGATCACCTCCTATGCTGCGCAGCACGCATCCACGTACCCAAGTTGGCGGAGGGAGGCCCAGGTCCGCGTCGACTGCCTGCGGGGGCGCCGTGGGCCGCGCCCGTGGAACTGGAAGGGAATTCTGTAG
- a CDS encoding LLM class flavin-dependent oxidoreductase: protein MRAGVVVGAHPGVADLAVRAEELGLHSFWINDTPMVHGDPFVALSLCAKATSRIKLGIAVTSPALRSAPAAASGLASLNALAPGRIVCGVGTGNTARRTLGMRPTTAARLESFTAALQELCAGRSTEYREGDRVRDVRFLHAGAQVNTTDPIEFVVAALAGPKAAAVAGRRGTGLISFGLLDPTAWHALHEARRHASQDATRTPDSYLVTALHLLDEGEDPHGDAARDATGHLVLSLLAFAADTAAETPAFADQLGPAEREAVRRLLDRRGTTPTAPDRHTKLYPDYLGRIAADDRDLVLPSLMNALALVGTRDELLARIAILEQAGIDELLIQPVVDPPTEMARLAELLR from the coding sequence ATGCGTGCAGGCGTCGTGGTCGGTGCGCACCCCGGAGTGGCGGATCTTGCGGTGCGGGCCGAGGAGTTGGGTCTGCACAGCTTCTGGATCAACGACACCCCGATGGTCCACGGCGATCCCTTCGTCGCCTTGAGCCTGTGCGCGAAGGCCACCAGCCGCATCAAGCTCGGCATCGCCGTGACCTCGCCGGCGTTGCGCTCGGCTCCGGCTGCCGCGAGCGGGCTCGCCAGTCTCAACGCGCTGGCGCCGGGCCGGATCGTCTGCGGTGTCGGCACCGGGAACACCGCCCGGCGCACGCTGGGGATGCGGCCGACCACGGCAGCCAGGCTGGAGAGCTTCACCGCCGCGCTGCAGGAGCTGTGCGCCGGGCGCTCGACCGAGTACCGGGAAGGCGACCGGGTCCGCGACGTCCGGTTCCTGCACGCCGGGGCGCAGGTGAACACCACCGACCCGATCGAGTTCGTCGTGGCCGCGCTGGCCGGGCCGAAGGCCGCCGCTGTCGCCGGGCGCCGCGGCACCGGCCTGATCTCCTTCGGGCTGCTGGACCCCACCGCCTGGCACGCGCTGCACGAGGCCCGCCGCCACGCCTCGCAGGACGCGACCCGCACCCCCGACTCCTACCTGGTCACCGCGCTCCACCTCCTCGACGAGGGCGAGGACCCCCACGGCGACGCGGCCCGGGACGCGACCGGCCACCTGGTCCTGTCGCTGCTGGCCTTCGCCGCCGACACGGCCGCCGAAACACCCGCCTTCGCCGACCAACTCGGCCCTGCGGAACGCGAGGCGGTCCGGCGGCTCCTCGACCGGCGCGGCACCACCCCCACCGCGCCGGACCGGCACACCAAGCTCTACCCCGACTACCTCGGACGCATCGCAGCGGACGACCGGGACCTGGTGCTGCCCTCGCTGATGAACGCCCTGGCGCTGGTCGGCACCCGCGACGAACTCCTCGCCCGCATTGCCATCCTGGAACAGGCGGGCATCGACGAACTCCTCATCCAGCCGGTGGTCGACCCGCCCACCGAGATGGCCCGGCTCGCGGAACTCCTCCGCTGA
- a CDS encoding SMI1/KNR4 family protein: protein MSETIEQLSRVLPSSTPGGSKDWASAARKMGIELPRDYREFVDTLGGGYIDGYLYVMEPDCPFEASDLVGFAEERAEALEYLWSSSEDKPGELADAGDRLIAFAMSDNGETAYWLAKAGQAPDEWTIMVNEARGEWWEHYDLSFGQFLLSTLTGELRCEIFSDSFPASPHTFRSFADPSWDE from the coding sequence ATGAGTGAGACCATCGAGCAGCTGAGTCGCGTGCTCCCGTCGAGCACGCCTGGCGGGTCGAAGGACTGGGCGTCGGCCGCCCGCAAGATGGGCATCGAACTTCCGCGTGACTACCGGGAGTTCGTCGACACATTGGGCGGCGGGTACATCGACGGCTACCTGTACGTGATGGAGCCGGACTGCCCGTTCGAGGCCTCCGACCTGGTCGGCTTCGCCGAGGAGCGCGCCGAGGCCCTGGAGTACCTCTGGAGCAGTTCGGAGGACAAGCCGGGTGAGCTCGCCGACGCCGGTGACCGCCTGATCGCCTTCGCCATGAGCGACAACGGGGAAACCGCCTACTGGTTGGCGAAGGCCGGGCAAGCACCGGACGAGTGGACGATCATGGTCAACGAAGCCCGCGGCGAGTGGTGGGAGCACTACGACTTGAGCTTCGGTCAGTTCCTGCTCTCGACCCTGACCGGAGAGCTCCGCTGCGAGATCTTCTCCGACAGCTTCCCCGCATCCCCGCACACCTTCCGTTCCTTCGCCGACCCGTCCTGGGACGAGTGA
- a CDS encoding molybdopterin-dependent oxidoreductase, with the protein MHRSAAFRFHGHLDAPVELTVAQLRDLPVHQVQVSFDCRSDGEQRHGFEGPKLWDVLCAARPQVDLTGRKERPGFVLTVKGADGHQAVLSWAEIDPDFGGQQVLLATSMDGTPLDEAGPQLVVPADHCGARYVSGITEVWVGRPQPAQ; encoded by the coding sequence ATGCACAGATCTGCCGCCTTCCGCTTCCACGGCCACCTCGACGCCCCCGTCGAGCTCACCGTCGCCCAACTGCGCGATCTGCCGGTGCATCAGGTCCAGGTGAGCTTCGACTGCCGCTCCGACGGCGAGCAGCGGCACGGCTTCGAGGGGCCCAAGCTGTGGGACGTCCTGTGCGCGGCCCGCCCGCAGGTCGACCTGACCGGCCGCAAGGAGCGCCCCGGCTTCGTGCTGACGGTCAAGGGCGCCGACGGCCACCAGGCGGTGCTCTCCTGGGCGGAGATCGACCCGGACTTCGGCGGCCAACAGGTCCTGCTCGCCACCAGCATGGACGGCACTCCCCTGGACGAGGCCGGGCCCCAACTGGTGGTCCCCGCCGACCACTGCGGGGCCCGCTACGTCAGCGGGATCACCGAGGTCTGGGTGGGCCGACCGCAGCCGGCGCAGTAG
- a CDS encoding PP2C family protein-serine/threonine phosphatase: MVTRTPYWPWYVRVAPSVLVVAGLVWDALDPANYWGDPMLAAAVVISGALFSLPATLAIGAAILVGIVIVTVDSGFAASGAGGLEVANTLFAVAIGVAVNRVVARHGRRLAVVRSVAEAAQHAVLPAPPARIGPLAVAARYQAAQHEALIGGDAYAVEQGPNGPRVLIADVRGKGLGAVSAVAVLLGAFREAAEQADNLTELADRLDHSLARALATEAGAEYRLEGFVTALLGEFTPTADRIHLLSCGHPPAYLCTGTRVEALAATDPGLPLGVGLPGLPRAAPDSWPFAAGDSLLLVTDGITEARDPAGSFYDPLTRLRGRGPFARPQDLIDTLTADVHRFTGGPRDDDTAVLALTRSVEVTTDRA, from the coding sequence ATGGTCACCAGAACCCCGTACTGGCCCTGGTACGTGCGGGTCGCGCCAAGCGTCCTGGTCGTCGCGGGACTCGTCTGGGACGCCCTCGACCCGGCCAACTACTGGGGCGACCCGATGCTCGCCGCGGCAGTGGTCATCAGCGGTGCCCTGTTCTCCCTGCCCGCCACTCTGGCCATCGGTGCCGCCATCCTCGTGGGCATCGTCATCGTCACCGTCGATTCGGGGTTCGCGGCGAGCGGCGCCGGCGGCCTGGAAGTCGCCAACACCCTCTTCGCCGTCGCCATCGGAGTGGCCGTCAACCGCGTCGTCGCACGCCACGGCCGCCGCCTGGCCGTCGTCCGCTCCGTTGCGGAGGCCGCCCAACACGCCGTCCTGCCCGCACCTCCCGCGCGCATCGGCCCGCTGGCCGTGGCCGCCCGCTACCAGGCCGCCCAGCACGAGGCGCTGATCGGCGGCGATGCCTACGCGGTCGAGCAGGGGCCGAACGGCCCCCGCGTCCTCATCGCCGATGTCCGCGGCAAGGGGCTCGGCGCGGTCTCCGCCGTCGCCGTGCTGCTCGGCGCCTTCCGCGAAGCGGCCGAGCAGGCCGACAACCTCACCGAACTCGCCGACCGCCTCGACCACTCCCTGGCGCGCGCCCTGGCCACGGAGGCGGGGGCGGAATACCGGTTGGAGGGCTTCGTCACGGCTCTGCTCGGCGAGTTCACCCCCACCGCCGACCGGATCCACCTGCTCAGTTGCGGCCACCCGCCCGCCTACCTGTGCACCGGCACCCGCGTCGAGGCGCTGGCGGCCACGGACCCCGGCCTACCCCTGGGCGTGGGCCTTCCCGGCTTGCCCCGTGCCGCCCCGGACAGCTGGCCCTTCGCCGCCGGCGACAGCCTCCTGCTGGTCACCGACGGCATCACCGAGGCCCGCGACCCGGCGGGCAGCTTCTACGATCCCCTCACCCGGCTGCGAGGCCGGGGCCCGTTCGCCCGGCCCCAGGACCTCATCGACACCCTCACCGCCGATGTCCACCGCTTCACCGGCGGCCCCCGCGACGACGACACGGCCGTCCTCGCCCTCACCCGGAGCGTCGAAGTCACCACCGACCGGGCCTGA
- a CDS encoding aminopeptidase P family protein, which yields MTQPTAQRPEPEAPASERNARKNGLLGGVSDELAENMTQGWADTEQHDLTPLPQAAHTARRRAELSARFPGELLVIPSGNPKVRANDTDYPFRPSSDYVYLTGDQSQDAVLVLEPTADGHRAVAHLLPRSDRQNGEFWTDHHGEIWDGRRNSLTENERLLGLPCHDVRALAARLAEATGPVRLLRGYDAGVEAALAGRVSAEPDEEFRTFLSGMRLVKDEFEIGDLRFACAATARGFEDVMRILGTDEPTPERRIEGTFFMRARIEGNDVGYGTIAAAGPHATTMHWVRNDGQARPGDLLLLDAGVETNNLYTADVTRTVPVSGRFTPLQRKVYEAVLAAQEAGIAAVKPGAAYRDFHDAAQRTLTEHLVSWGLIPGRSVDEAFALGLQRRWTLAGTGHMLGLDVHDCARARTDLYVEGTLEAGMVLTVEPGIYFQADDLTVPEEYRGIGVRIEDDILVTADGNENLSAALPRTADDVEAWLSSLRG from the coding sequence GTGACCCAGCCGACCGCCCAGCGCCCCGAGCCCGAGGCGCCCGCGAGCGAGCGCAACGCCCGGAAGAACGGACTGCTCGGGGGTGTGAGCGACGAGCTCGCCGAGAACATGACGCAGGGCTGGGCCGACACCGAGCAGCACGACCTGACCCCCCTCCCGCAGGCCGCGCACACCGCGCGCCGCCGGGCCGAGCTGTCCGCCCGCTTCCCGGGCGAGCTGCTGGTGATCCCGTCCGGCAACCCGAAGGTCCGCGCCAACGACACGGACTACCCGTTCCGCCCCTCCTCCGACTACGTCTACCTGACGGGCGATCAGTCCCAGGACGCCGTGCTGGTCCTGGAGCCCACCGCGGACGGCCACCGGGCGGTCGCCCACCTGCTGCCCCGCTCGGACCGCCAGAACGGCGAGTTCTGGACGGACCACCACGGCGAGATCTGGGACGGCCGGCGCAACAGCCTCACCGAGAACGAGCGGCTCCTCGGCCTGCCCTGCCACGACGTCCGCGCCCTGGCTGCCCGGCTCGCCGAGGCCACCGGACCGGTCCGCCTGCTGCGCGGGTACGACGCCGGCGTCGAGGCCGCACTGGCCGGCCGGGTGAGCGCCGAGCCGGACGAGGAGTTCCGCACCTTCCTCTCCGGCATGCGCCTGGTCAAGGACGAGTTCGAGATCGGCGACCTGCGCTTCGCCTGCGCGGCCACCGCCCGCGGCTTCGAGGACGTCATGCGCATCCTCGGCACCGACGAGCCGACCCCGGAGCGCCGCATCGAGGGCACGTTCTTCATGCGGGCGCGGATCGAGGGCAACGACGTCGGCTACGGCACGATCGCCGCCGCCGGCCCGCACGCCACCACCATGCACTGGGTCCGCAACGACGGCCAGGCCCGCCCCGGCGACCTGCTGCTGCTCGACGCCGGTGTGGAGACCAACAACCTCTACACCGCCGACGTCACCCGCACCGTGCCGGTCAGCGGCCGCTTCACCCCGCTCCAGCGCAAGGTCTACGAGGCGGTCCTGGCCGCGCAGGAGGCGGGCATCGCCGCCGTCAAGCCCGGTGCGGCGTACCGGGACTTCCACGACGCCGCCCAGCGGACCCTCACCGAGCACCTGGTCTCCTGGGGCCTGATCCCCGGCCGCTCGGTGGACGAGGCCTTCGCGCTCGGCCTGCAGCGACGCTGGACGCTGGCCGGCACCGGTCACATGCTCGGCCTGGACGTGCACGACTGCGCCCGGGCCCGCACCGACCTGTACGTGGAGGGCACCCTGGAGGCCGGCATGGTCCTCACCGTCGAGCCCGGCATCTACTTCCAGGCCGACGACCTGACCGTGCCCGAGGAGTACCGCGGCATCGGCGTGCGGATCGAGGACGACATCCTGGTCACCGCCGACGGCAACGAGAACCTCTCGGCCGCGCTGCCGCGCACCGCGGACGACGTCGAGGCCTGGCTGTCGAGCCTGCGCGGCTGA
- a CDS encoding winged helix-turn-helix transcriptional regulator: MTTWLETSTENCTVQRAVDLIGERWALLVLRDAMNGVRRFDDFRRHVGLSEAVLSDRLRKLVAAGILAAVPYREPGSRTRHEYRLTEKGWDLWPAVIALKQWGDRWTADPDGPPLEVHHRGCGAPLEVVVQCADGHGPLTPREARAEPTAAARPLA; the protein is encoded by the coding sequence ATGACGACGTGGCTGGAGACGAGCACCGAGAACTGCACCGTCCAGCGGGCCGTCGACCTGATCGGCGAACGCTGGGCCCTCCTCGTGCTGCGCGACGCGATGAACGGCGTGCGCCGCTTCGACGACTTCCGCCGGCACGTCGGCCTGTCCGAGGCCGTCCTCTCCGACCGCCTGCGCAAGCTCGTCGCCGCCGGGATCCTGGCCGCCGTCCCCTACCGCGAGCCCGGCAGCCGCACCCGCCACGAGTACCGGCTCACCGAGAAGGGCTGGGACCTCTGGCCGGCCGTCATCGCGCTCAAGCAGTGGGGCGACCGCTGGACGGCCGACCCGGACGGCCCGCCCCTGGAGGTCCACCACCGCGGCTGCGGGGCCCCGCTGGAGGTCGTCGTCCAGTGCGCCGACGGCCACGGCCCGCTGACCCCGCGCGAGGCACGAGCCGAACCGACGGCCGCGGCCCGTCCGCTGGCGTGA
- a CDS encoding PaaI family thioesterase — MTRTRTRTRTRTYGWQDPAITASAVGDESGLEFLRGFLTGELPPPPLAATLGFALEEVEFGRAVFVLEPGEEHYNPIGSVHGGVYASLLDSAAGCAVHSVLPAGTGYTSLDLNVKFLRPITVDTGKVRAVGTVLTKGRRTALAQAELLDSEDRLLAHATSSCMLLPLPPR; from the coding sequence ATGACCAGGACGCGGACACGGACACGGACCCGGACGTACGGCTGGCAGGACCCCGCCATCACGGCCTCCGCCGTCGGGGACGAGAGCGGGCTGGAGTTCCTGCGCGGGTTCCTCACCGGTGAGCTGCCGCCGCCCCCGCTCGCCGCGACGCTCGGATTCGCGCTGGAGGAGGTCGAGTTCGGGCGCGCGGTGTTCGTCCTGGAGCCGGGGGAGGAGCACTACAACCCGATCGGCAGCGTGCACGGCGGCGTCTACGCCTCGCTGCTGGACTCGGCGGCCGGCTGCGCGGTCCACTCCGTGCTCCCCGCCGGGACGGGGTACACCTCGCTCGACCTGAACGTGAAGTTCCTGCGCCCGATCACCGTCGACACCGGGAAGGTCCGCGCGGTCGGCACCGTCCTCACCAAGGGGCGGCGCACGGCCCTCGCCCAGGCCGAACTGCTGGACTCCGAGGACCGCCTGCTCGCCCACGCCACCAGCAGCTGCATGCTCCTGCCGCTACCGCCCCGCTGA